One window of the Rosa rugosa chromosome 3, drRosRugo1.1, whole genome shotgun sequence genome contains the following:
- the LOC133737587 gene encoding disease resistance protein RUN1-like: MGHESKFIKKIVKVIEDKISRTPLNVAPYLIGIHSRVEDINLWLQDKSTDGRILVICGMRGIGKTTIAKFVYNSNFKRFEGCSFLENIREVSGQPNGLVQLQKQLISDVLNGRKVKVHSISEGIIKVEDAISSKKVLLVLDDVDHKDQLEAIVSMQDRLCQGSKIIITTSRIGLFKDHQKFEVHNVEGLDYSESLELFSWHAFGQDHPIEGYMELSARVVHHSAGLPLALKVLGSSLSGTIVDVWKDALNKLESIPDDEILKKLKISFDSLQDDHDRNLFLHIASFFTGMDIYVIVQILESCNFYPTIGIQNLIDRCLVTIDGYNKVQMHHMIRDMGRGIVLLESEEPQKRSRLWNHKDSLEVLTKKNGTERIEGLILNMRRYTAYTPQISNEVVFETNAFASMHKLRLLQLTNVKFRGYYKGFLTELRWLCWNEYPFCSLPNDFPLERLVVLEMCYSGLRKVWKGAKSLPSLKMLNLSHSHSLTETPDFSRVPNLERLILKDCTSMVDVHKSIGNLERLVYLDVEGCKNIRRLPMLKFLETLILSGCSNLNEFPMEMVNINCLKVLQADGVPIRQLPPSKNPEICRSSCVPCNLVELSLTGCNLSDDDFPWDFGNLSSLRSVRVSNHLKGYQL; encoded by the exons atggg GCACGAGTCAAAATTTATCAAGAAAATTGTTAAAGTGATTGAAGACAAAATAAGTCGCACACCCTTAAATGTTGCCCCGTACCTAATTGGAATCCATTCTCGAGTTGAGGACATTAATTTGTGGTTGCAAGATAAATCAACTGATGGTCGCATACTTGTTATTTGCGGAATGCGTGGTATAGGGAAGACGACTATTGCAAAATTTGTGTATAACTCCAATTTCAAAAGATTTGAAGGATGCTCTTTTCTtgaaaatattagagaagtttctggGCAACCAAATGGGTTGGTTCAATTACAAAAGCAACTTATCTCTGATGTTTTGAATGGGAGAAAAGTGAAGGTCCATAGTATTAGTGAGGGAATAATAAAAGTTGAAGATGCCATAAGCTCTAAAAAagttcttcttgttcttgatgatgtggatCATAAAGACCAATTGGAGGCAATAGTTAGCATGCAGGATCGACTTTGTCAAGGAAGTAAAATCATTATAACAACTAGTCGTATAGGGTTGTTTAAAGATCACCAAAAATTTGAGGTGCATAATGTTGAAGGTTTGGATTACAGTGAATCACTAGAGCTCTTCAGTTGGCATGCTTTTGGACAGGACCATCCTATTGAAGGCTATATGGAACTTTCAGCAAGAGTAGTACATCATAGTGCAGGACTTCCATTAGCTCTTAAAGTTTTGGGTTCTTCTCTATCAGGAACAATTGTCGATGTGTGGAAAGATGCACTAAATAAATTGGAATCTATCCCCGATGATGAAATCCTGAAGAAACTTAAAATTAGCTTCGACTCATTACAGGATGACCATGATCGAAATTTATTTCTTCATATTGCATCTTTCTTTACTGGGATGGACATATATGTCATTGTTCAAATACTAGAAAGTTGCAATTTCTACCCTACTATCGGCATTCAGAATCTCATCGATAGATGCTTGGTAACAATTGATGGATATAACAAGGTGCAGATGCATCACATGATTCGTGACATGGGAAGAGGAATTGTCCTCCTAGAATCTGAGGAGCCGCAGAAACGTAGTAGATTATGGAATCATAAGGATTCTTTGGAAGTATTGACAAAAAAGAAT gGTACTGAAAGGATTGAAGGTCTTATCCTGAACATGAGAAGATATACTGCATACACGCCACAAATTTCGAATGAAGTAGTTTTCGAGACCAATGCGTTTGCAAGCATGCATAAATTAAGACTACTCCAACTTACAAATGTTAAATTCCGAGGATATTATAAAGGATTTCTCACAGAACTAAGATGGCTGTGTTGGAATGAATATCCTTTCTGCTCTTTACCCAATGATTTTCCTTTGGAGAGGCTGGTGGTTCTTGAAATGTGCTATAGCGGCTTGAGAAAAGTATGGAAGGGAGCAAAG TCTCTTCCATCATTGAAGATGTTAAATCTCAGCCATTCCCATAGCCTTACAGAAACTCCCGACTTCTCGCGTGTTCCAAATCTAGAGAGGTTGATTCTTAAGGATTGTACGAGCATGGTTGATGTCCATAAATCCATTGGAAATCTAGAAAGACTAGTTTATTTGGATGTGGAAGGTTGCAAAAATATTAGGAGGCTTCCTATGCTAAAATTCCTTGAAACACTTATTTTATCTGGTTGCTCAAATCTTAATGAGTTTCCAATGGAGATGGTAAACATAAATTGCCTTAAAGTTCTCCAAGCAGATGGAGTTCCAATACGACAATTACCGCCAAGTAAAAACCCAGAAATATGTCGGTCTTCTTGCGTACCGTGCAATTTAGTCGAGTTAAGTCTCACTGGCTGCAATCTTTCTGATGATGATTTTCCTTGGGATTTCGGGAACCTATCCTCACTGCGAAG TGTACGAGTCTCAAATCACTTGAAGGGCTACCAACTGTGA